A genomic window from Anticarsia gemmatalis isolate Benzon Research Colony breed Stoneville strain chromosome 24, ilAntGemm2 primary, whole genome shotgun sequence includes:
- the LOC142983748 gene encoding uncharacterized protein LOC142983748: MFFGGVEGGATHSNLVICDATGRVVGKAKGPGTNHWTLGIDECANRIISMLKDAKEDACIPVDQPLDSLGLTLSGCEQESSNAELAARVKEKDETCARAIYVASDTAGSLFTGAPNGGMVLIAGTGSNALIRTPDGQQHGCGGWGYILGDEGSAYWIAHKAVKTVFDDVDGLEPSPYPTDRVWEVIREHFEADTRADLLPHAYKHFDKSMFAGVTSKLASLAYNGDALSLHLFACAGATLAAHAAALASRSTSKQIRVVCVGSVWKSWDILKPGVLKELARRQVKTELELVRLRVSSAMGAAWLAAKHINYELPRDDSAFCSVFYTYHPEGQANGNGTANGNGIAHANGLSNCGVLAAAAGVIGYFSLKEKLFAATEFKGDLKGRRQKFNFIADVVAVSAPSVVYIEIKDSRRLDLFSGQPVTLSNGSGFIVKEDGLILTNAHVVVNKPNAIVNVRLMDGSIHTGFVEDVDLKSDLATLRIPVKGLPTMKLGSSADIQPGEWVVAMGSPLALSNTVTAGVVSSTQRASEELGLRGKDMVYIQTDAPITFGNSGGPLVNLDGEAIGINSMKVTSGISFAIPIDYVKEFLSKRKTKSPQVSRRYLGITMLSLTPNIVMELRMRNPEMPSDIEHGILVWKVIIGSPAYNGGLQPGDIVTSINGKPVRSASDIYQLLENTSGSLVIEIVRGRERLNLKVTPEMH; this comes from the exons atgtttttcgGAGGCGTAGAAGG CGGCGCAACCCACTCCAACCTGGTGATATGCGATGCAACGGGCCGAGTAGTGGGTAAAGCTAAAGGCCCCGGCACGAATCACTGGACCCTCGGCATTGACGAGTGCGCTAACAGAATTATATCCATGTTGAAAGATGCTAAAGAAGACGCCTGCATACCGGTTGACCAACCTTTGGATTCCTTG GGGCTTACGTTGTCTGGGTGTGAGCAAGAGAGCAGTAATGCAGAGCTGGCGGCCCGCGTGAAGGAAAAGGACGAAACATGCGCAAGGGCAATTTACGTTGCATCTGATACGGCTGGTTCCTTGTTTACTGGAGCACCTAATGGAGGAATGGTGCTGATTGCTG GAACGGGATCGAACGCTCTCATAAGGACTCCAGATGGTCAACAACACGGTTGTGGCGGCTGGGGATATATTTTAGGGGATGAAGGCAGTG CATACTGGATAGCTCACAAAGCAGTGAAGACAGTATTCGACGACGTTGATGGCCTGGAACCGTCGCCGTACCCAACAGACCGAGTGTGGGAAGTCATCAGGGAACATTTCGAGGCTGACACCAGAGCTGACTTGCTGCCACACGcgtacaaacattttgataagaGCATGTTTGCGG GGGTAACATCAAAACTAGCTTCTCTCGCCTACAACGGCGACGCATTATCCCTCCACTTATTCGCGTGCGCGGGCGCCACACTGGCCGCGCATGCCGCTGCACTTGCATCTCGCAGCACCTCTAAACAAATACGAGTGGTCTGTGTCGGATCTGTGTGGAAGAGCTGGGATATACTTAAACCTGGTGTGCTGAAAGAATTGGCGAGACGGCAG GTGAAAACCGAACTGGAATTGGTGAGACTTCGAGTCTCTTCAGCAATGGGAGCAGCCTGGCTTGCAGCGAAACACATTAACTACGAATTACCGAGGGACGATTCAGCATTTTGCAGTGTTTTCTACACTTATCACCCAGAAGGACAAGCGAACGGCAATGGAACAGCCAACGGTAACGGCATAGCACATGCAAACGGCTT aagtaactg TGGAGTTCTCGCGGCGGCGGCCGGAGTTATAggttattttagtttgaaagaaaaattgttTGCTGCGACTGAATTTAAGGGTGATTTGAAGGGTAGGAGGCAGAAGTTTAACTTTATTGCTGATGTGGTGGCTGTTTCGGCGCCTTCGGTAGTGTATATAGAGATTAAAGACAGTAGAAGACTCGACTTGTTTTCTGGTCAGCCTGTGACGTTGTCTAATGGGTCTGGGTTCATTGTAAAGGAAGATGGGTTGATATTGACGAATGCTCACGTCGTGGTGAACAAACCTAACGCTATAGTCAATGTACGGTTGATG GATGGATCCATCCACACAGGATTTGTAGAAGATGTAGATCTAAAGTCAGACTTGGCAACTCTCCGCATCCCTGTGAAAGGGCTACCGACAATGAAGCTTGGTTCATCTGCAGACATACAGCCTGGCGAGTGg GTGGTGGCTATGGGCAGCCCGTTAGCATTGAGCAACACGGTTACAGCAGGAGTAGTGAGTTCTACTCAGAGAGCTAGTGAAGAACTTGGATTAAGAG GCAAAGACATGGTCTACATCCAAACCGATGCTCCAATCACATTCGGTAACAGCGGTGGTCCATTAGTAAACTTAGATGGAGAAGCAATAGGCATCAACAGCATGAAAGTCACCTCCGGTATATCATTTGCTATACCTATTGATTATGTGAAAGAGTTCCTTTCTAAAA GGAAAACGAAGTCGCCTCAAGTGTCTCGCCGGTACCTCGGCATCACTATGCTGTCGTTAACACCTAATATCGTCATGGAACTACGCATGAGGAACCCTGAG atGCCTTCAGACATCGAGCATGGAATTCTAGTTTGGAAAGTCATCATAGGATCACCTGCTTACAA TGGTGGTCTCCAACCGGGCGACATCGTAACATCAATCAACGGCAAGCCCGTCCGTTCAGCTAGCGACATCTATCAGCTACTAGAGAACACTAGCGGGAGTTTAGTCATCGAGATCGTTAGAGGGCGCGAGCGTCTCAACTTGAAAGTCACTCCCGAAATGCATTGA